A window of Natronolimnobius sp. AArcel1 contains these coding sequences:
- a CDS encoding TetR/AcrR family transcriptional regulator: MTDPDVRNAIMTATYEALCAHGYTDLTAQDIADRTDKSKSLLFYHYDSKDDLVADFLVFLRELFDERFDDTDDQSPADRLAMFVDWYLYGSTDGDERQSFHTAMLELRTQAPYNDQFRHELRKTDDHLREILETILEDGIEEDEFTDHDPEETAALLIAAIDGARMRQLTLDRDEYLGTVRSAIITRVFDDLLADNVSFPTEPVSNELRTSNLETSTDAAATTQSTDESTDES, translated from the coding sequence TCCCGACGTTCGCAACGCGATTATGACAGCGACCTACGAGGCCCTGTGTGCCCATGGGTATACCGACCTCACGGCACAGGATATCGCTGATAGGACTGACAAGAGCAAGTCGCTGCTGTTCTACCATTACGACTCCAAAGACGACCTGGTAGCGGATTTCCTCGTATTCCTACGCGAACTGTTCGACGAGCGATTCGACGACACCGACGACCAATCGCCGGCGGATCGACTCGCGATGTTCGTCGACTGGTATCTCTACGGTTCGACCGACGGCGACGAACGCCAGTCGTTCCACACGGCGATGCTCGAGTTGCGAACGCAGGCACCGTACAACGACCAGTTCCGACACGAACTCCGGAAAACGGACGATCACCTCCGAGAGATTCTCGAGACCATCCTCGAGGATGGCATCGAGGAAGACGAGTTCACGGATCACGATCCCGAAGAAACTGCCGCCTTGCTCATCGCCGCAATCGACGGCGCGCGAATGCGCCAGCTTACACTGGATCGCGATGAGTACCTTGGTACCGTCCGCTCGGCGATCATCACCCGTGTGTTCGATGATCTGCTGGCAGACAACGTTTCGTTCCCAACAGAACCGGTTTCGAACGAGTTGCGGACCAGCAATCTCGAGACATCCACTGATGCTGCGGCTACAACCCAGTCGACAGACGAATCCACCGACGAGTCATGA